A region from the Pseudomonadota bacterium genome encodes:
- a CDS encoding NADAR family protein has protein sequence MSEEIRFYLREEPYGFLSNFWREPIDFGYGTKPDTYQTNEHYYQSQKAKSYAMKEWIRRAPTAYAAMTAGRNLRPEEMVQKWETKKTEVMLEGLRKKFHYNNTLRYLLLWTGDAILIEDSPTDMFWGGALPGSQNMLGKLLVQVRDEIKENVKRRLDTPMYGDGL, from the coding sequence ATGTCCGAAGAAATAAGATTTTATTTAAGAGAGGAGCCTTATGGATTCCTGTCTAATTTTTGGAGAGAACCAATAGATTTTGGATATGGAACCAAACCGGATACTTATCAAACGAACGAACATTATTATCAATCTCAAAAAGCAAAAAGTTACGCGATGAAAGAATGGATACGAAGAGCACCAACCGCTTACGCCGCCATGACCGCGGGCAGAAATTTGAGACCCGAAGAAATGGTTCAAAAGTGGGAGACAAAGAAAACGGAGGTTATGTTGGAAGGATTGAGAAAGAAGTTCCACTACAATAATACCCTGAGATACTTGTTACTATGGACTGGAGATGCAATTCTTATTGAGGATTCGCCAACTGATATGTTCTGGGGCGGAGCGCTTCCCGGAAGTCAGAATATGCTAGGAAAACTTTTGGTGCAGGTAAGGGATGAGATAAAAGAAAACGTAAAGAGAAGATTAGATACTCCAATGTACGGAGACGGATTATGA
- the pth2 gene encoding peptidyl-tRNA hydrolase Pth2 — MTTKFLYKQVIVVREDLKMSPGKLAVQVAHASVGVICNGSGVYRAKATLENWFAEGFRKIVLRVPSAKEIIALEGKCAEHNLPFYTVYDFGLTELDPNTLTCIGIGPDLNENIDKITGRLGLWK, encoded by the coding sequence ATGACTACTAAATTCCTTTATAAGCAAGTAATAGTTGTCCGAGAAGATCTTAAAATGTCGCCGGGGAAACTGGCGGTTCAGGTAGCTCACGCGAGCGTGGGAGTGATATGTAACGGATCTGGAGTATATCGAGCAAAAGCAACGCTGGAAAATTGGTTTGCCGAAGGATTTCGAAAGATAGTTCTTAGGGTCCCATCGGCGAAAGAAATTATAGCGCTCGAAGGAAAGTGTGCGGAACACAATCTTCCGTTCTATACGGTTTATGATTTCGGCCTGACAGAACTGGACCCCAACACTCTTACCTGCATAGGAATCGGACCTGATTTAAACGAGAATATCGATAAAATTACGGGGAGATTGGGACTATGGAAATAA
- a CDS encoding YkgJ family cysteine cluster protein, with product MMYYVSPTYAARLRAQEEFECSNCGNCCTQCTPIDVTMEDLKRIAEYFGKSMKVAAKRHCRINPENGSLIIKHDRPCKFYNLKNKKCKIYEVRPEICRLHPFLSSEPIESREFIVPLHCEPACGVYEKMKERGEIK from the coding sequence ATGATGTACTACGTTAGCCCAACTTACGCAGCCCGTTTAAGGGCTCAGGAAGAATTTGAGTGTTCCAATTGTGGAAACTGTTGTACTCAGTGTACGCCCATAGATGTCACTATGGAAGATTTAAAAAGGATCGCAGAATACTTTGGGAAGTCGATGAAAGTCGCAGCAAAAAGACACTGTAGAATTAATCCTGAAAATGGTTCGCTAATTATTAAGCACGATAGACCTTGTAAATTTTATAACCTTAAAAACAAGAAGTGTAAAATATATGAGGTTAGACCGGAAATATGTCGGTTGCATCCGTTTTTATCGTCGGAGCCAATAGAATCGAGAGAATTTATTGTACCATTACACTGTGAACCTGCGTGTGGAGTTTACGAGAAAATGAAGGAGAGGGGAGAAATAAAATGA